The proteins below come from a single Desulfurella sp. genomic window:
- a CDS encoding TrpB-like pyridoxal phosphate-dependent enzyme codes for MEVKKILLNESDMPKYWYNVLPDLPNKIEPPLNPATNQPLNPQDLERLFAKELIEQELSNKSEIEIPQKIREIYAIYRPTPLVRAYNLEKALNTPAKIYYKNESVSPAGSHKPNTAIAQAYYNKKEGILSLTTETGAGQWGSALAFAGSMFGLNVKVYMVKVSYEQKPYRKSMINVWGATIYPSPSNTTNIGRKILEKDPHNNGSLGIAISEAIEAALENPNTHYSLGSVLNHVLLHQTIIGLEAKKQFELIGEYPDVILAPCGGGSNLGGIALPFIRDKINGKKVRVIAVEPQSCPTLTKGVYAYDFADSAKMTPLLFMYTLGHNFMPPSIHAGGLRYHGDSPIISRLYKDGLIEAITLKQTEVFEAAVLFAKTEGIIPAPETAHAIKAAINEAIIAKEEQKQKNILICFSGHGHFDMAAYDNYLSGNMQDAEFSDELIEKALKDLPQIKVN; via the coding sequence ATGGAAGTAAAAAAGATTTTGCTTAATGAATCGGATATGCCAAAATATTGGTATAATGTATTGCCAGATTTACCAAATAAAATAGAACCGCCTTTGAATCCAGCCACAAATCAACCTTTAAATCCGCAGGATCTTGAGCGTTTATTTGCAAAAGAGCTGATTGAACAAGAATTAAGCAATAAAAGTGAGATAGAAATACCTCAAAAAATTAGAGAAATTTATGCAATATATAGACCAACGCCTTTGGTTAGAGCTTATAATTTAGAAAAAGCATTGAATACACCGGCTAAAATTTATTACAAAAACGAATCAGTTTCTCCTGCTGGCTCTCATAAACCAAACACAGCTATAGCGCAGGCATACTACAATAAGAAAGAAGGTATATTGTCTTTGACTACAGAAACTGGAGCAGGCCAATGGGGAAGCGCACTGGCGTTTGCTGGCAGTATGTTTGGTTTAAATGTAAAGGTTTATATGGTAAAGGTTAGCTATGAGCAAAAACCATACAGAAAATCAATGATAAATGTATGGGGTGCTACGATATATCCATCACCTTCAAACACAACGAATATAGGTAGAAAAATTTTAGAAAAAGATCCACATAACAATGGGTCTTTGGGTATAGCCATAAGTGAAGCAATTGAAGCAGCCCTTGAAAACCCCAATACGCATTACAGTCTTGGAAGCGTCCTAAATCATGTATTGCTGCATCAAACTATTATTGGTTTGGAAGCAAAAAAGCAGTTTGAGCTTATTGGAGAGTATCCTGATGTAATACTTGCGCCCTGCGGCGGTGGGAGCAATTTAGGTGGTATTGCTTTACCATTTATCAGAGATAAAATTAACGGTAAAAAGGTAAGGGTAATAGCAGTAGAACCTCAAAGTTGCCCTACGCTGACAAAAGGTGTCTACGCTTATGATTTTGCAGACTCTGCAAAAATGACCCCACTTTTGTTTATGTATACTCTAGGTCATAATTTTATGCCTCCTTCTATACATGCTGGTGGGCTTCGTTATCATGGAGACTCGCCTATTATTAGTAGGCTTTATAAAGATGGTTTAATTGAAGCTATTACGCTTAAACAAACGGAAGTATTTGAAGCAGCAGTACTTTTTGCTAAAACGGAAGGCATTATTCCAGCACCAGAGACAGCCCATGCAATAAAAGCTGCTATAAATGAAGCAATTATAGCCAAAGAAGAGCAAAAGCAAAAAAATATTTTAATCTGCTTTAGCGGTCATGGCCATTTTGATATGGCAGCTTATGATAATTACTTATCTGGTAATATGCAAGATGCTGAATTTTCAGATGAGTTAATTGAAAAAGCGCTAAAAGATTTGCCACAGATAAAAGTAAATTGA
- a CDS encoding winged helix-turn-helix domain-containing protein, protein MTIYIDIPKSTIIQILKDIKEKELGGALNTLWWFFNEASKIPTDNWQIKGDPEIIAEDLGLSKVIVYKHIKTLKELNYIKQVDPKKHVYVLNSSMFTRRYFFG, encoded by the coding sequence ATGACTATTTATATTGATATACCAAAATCGACCATTATTCAAATATTGAAAGATATAAAAGAAAAAGAATTAGGGGGAGCATTAAATACATTATGGTGGTTTTTTAATGAAGCCTCAAAGATACCTACAGATAATTGGCAAATTAAAGGCGATCCAGAAATTATTGCAGAAGATTTGGGTTTATCAAAAGTAATTGTATACAAACACATAAAAACATTGAAAGAACTCAATTATATAAAGCAAGTAGATCCAAAAAAACATGTTTATGTTTTAAATAGTTCAATGTTTACACGAAGGTATTTTTTTGGTTAG
- a CDS encoding ABC transporter ATP-binding protein has translation MLLQLNNVFKTFGGIVAINNLSFEVKNNQILGLIGPNGAGKTTVFNCITGIYKPEKGTIYFDGKNITGLKPHVISKLGIARTFQTIRLFPSMSVAENIMAGRHTKCRQTWFDSLIRTPKYFKDEKENWLKIKYYIDLLKLSEYTTSIVSSLPYGLQRKVEIARALASEPKLLILDEPAAGLNNKETQELVDLIYQIKAMGITILLIEHDMDMMMSLAEYIIVMNFGEKIAEGIPSEIQSNPQVIEAYLGSE, from the coding sequence ATGCTTTTGCAATTGAATAATGTTTTTAAAACATTTGGTGGTATAGTTGCAATAAATAATTTAAGTTTTGAAGTAAAAAACAATCAGATTTTGGGTCTCATTGGACCAAATGGAGCTGGTAAAACCACAGTTTTTAATTGTATAACGGGTATATATAAACCTGAAAAAGGCACTATTTACTTTGATGGAAAAAATATAACGGGTTTAAAACCTCATGTTATATCAAAGTTAGGCATCGCACGAACATTTCAAACTATTAGACTGTTTCCATCTATGAGTGTTGCAGAAAATATTATGGCAGGCAGACACACTAAATGTAGACAAACTTGGTTTGATAGCTTAATTAGGACGCCAAAATACTTTAAAGATGAAAAAGAAAATTGGTTAAAAATAAAATATTATATTGATTTGTTAAAATTGAGTGAATATACAACTTCAATTGTTAGTAGTTTGCCTTATGGATTACAAAGAAAAGTTGAAATAGCGCGAGCTCTTGCTAGTGAACCGAAGTTGCTTATTTTAGATGAACCAGCAGCAGGTTTAAATAATAAAGAAACGCAAGAGCTTGTTGATTTAATATATCAGATTAAAGCTATGGGTATTACAATACTTCTTATTGAACATGATATGGATATGATGATGAGTCTTGCAGAATATATAATAGTGATGAATTTTGGTGAAAAAATAGCTGAAGGTATTCCAAGCGAAATTCAATCAAATCCACAGGTAATAGAAGCGTATTTGGGAAGTGAATAA
- a CDS encoding ABC transporter ATP-binding protein produces the protein METILQITDLEVSYGSIVALKDITFNVKSGEIVVLVGANGAGKTTTLRAISGLVKPKKGEIIFEGKRIDHLHPHKIVRLGISHAPEGRRIFGTLTVYENLMLGAYTQKQIDKNTLEWIYNLFPRLKERSKQLAGTLSGGEQQMLAVGRALMSKPKLLLLDEPSLGLSPALTKIIFDTVKQIRNSGVTILMVEQNAKAALKFANRGYVLEVGKIVLSGTSEELLSSQKVVEAYLGRK, from the coding sequence ATGGAAACAATTTTACAAATAACTGACTTAGAAGTTTCTTATGGTTCTATTGTAGCTTTAAAAGATATTACTTTTAATGTAAAATCCGGAGAAATAGTTGTACTTGTAGGCGCAAACGGTGCAGGCAAAACCACAACGCTAAGAGCCATAAGTGGTCTGGTAAAGCCAAAAAAAGGAGAAATAATTTTTGAAGGAAAACGAATTGATCACTTGCATCCCCATAAAATAGTGCGTTTAGGTATATCACATGCGCCAGAAGGCAGAAGGATATTTGGTACATTGACAGTATATGAAAATCTGATGCTTGGAGCATATACGCAAAAACAAATTGACAAAAACACGCTTGAATGGATTTATAATCTTTTTCCAAGATTAAAAGAAAGATCAAAACAACTCGCAGGAACACTTTCAGGTGGTGAGCAACAGATGTTAGCAGTTGGAAGGGCTTTAATGAGCAAGCCAAAGCTTTTACTTTTAGATGAGCCAAGCCTTGGATTATCACCTGCTTTAACCAAGATTATTTTTGATACTGTAAAGCAAATTAGAAACAGTGGTGTTACAATTCTTATGGTAGAACAAAATGCCAAAGCGGCTTTAAAATTTGCAAATAGAGGATATGTATTGGAAGTGGGGAAAATAGTGTTGAGTGGCACATCTGAAGAGCTCTTATCTTCCCAGAAAGTTGTAGAAGCGTATCTAGGTAGAAAGTGA
- the rpmI gene encoding 50S ribosomal protein L35 — protein sequence MKFKTKKSAAKRVKVTANGFLKTRRANKSHLLSHKSSKRKRRLSQARILKGTIAKNLRMMLGGLN from the coding sequence ATGAAGTTTAAAACTAAAAAATCTGCAGCAAAAAGAGTTAAAGTAACAGCTAACGGATTTTTAAAAACAAGAAGAGCCAATAAAAGTCACTTGCTTTCGCACAAATCTTCAAAAAGAAAAAGAAGATTAAGTCAGGCTCGTATTTTAAAAGGTACTATTGCTAAAAATCTCAGAATGATGCTTGGAGGTTTAAATTGA
- the rplT gene encoding 50S ribosomal protein L20 has translation MRVKTGIVRRRRHKKILKLAKGFYQRRHSTFKNAEESVRRALANAYVGRKERKRQFRRLWIARINAAVRENGLTYSQFINLLKQKNILLNRKMLSELAINSPENFRALLDKVRT, from the coding sequence TTGAGAGTAAAAACTGGTATTGTAAGAAGAAGAAGACACAAGAAAATTTTAAAATTAGCAAAAGGTTTTTATCAAAGAAGGCATTCTACATTTAAAAATGCAGAAGAATCAGTAAGAAGAGCTTTAGCAAATGCTTATGTAGGAAGGAAAGAGCGCAAAAGACAGTTTAGAAGATTATGGATTGCACGAATTAATGCAGCTGTGAGGGAAAATGGTTTGACTTACAGCCAATTTATAAATCTTTTAAAGCAAAAAAATATATTACTAAATAGAAAGATGCTTAGTGAGCTAGCTATCAATAGTCCAGAAAATTTTAGAGCACTTTTAGATAAAGTTAGAACATAA
- the infC gene encoding translation initiation factor IF-3, whose amino-acid sequence MRGCFIVSKSDLPPINDQIKADKVRLIDQDGKQLGIVSLKEALEKAHAADLDLVAIAPNADPIVCKIMDYGKFKYDKQKKEEKSKKKQKIMKVKELKMRLNIAENDYKVKLNNAIEFLKNGDKVKFSIFFKGREIEKKNLFFVLSDRIKNDLENYAVPEGKETFEGRRLTVSFIPKK is encoded by the coding sequence ATCAGGGGGTGTTTTATAGTTTCCAAAAGTGACCTGCCACCAATTAATGACCAGATTAAAGCTGACAAAGTAAGGCTAATTGATCAAGACGGCAAACAACTTGGTATAGTAAGCCTTAAAGAAGCTTTGGAAAAAGCTCACGCTGCTGATTTGGATTTGGTTGCAATTGCGCCAAATGCTGATCCAATAGTTTGCAAAATAATGGATTATGGAAAATTCAAGTATGATAAGCAAAAAAAAGAAGAAAAAAGCAAGAAAAAACAAAAAATAATGAAAGTTAAAGAGCTTAAGATGAGGCTCAATATTGCTGAAAATGATTACAAAGTAAAACTAAATAATGCAATTGAATTTTTAAAAAATGGTGATAAGGTAAAATTTAGTATATTTTTCAAAGGCAGAGAAATTGAAAAGAAAAATTTGTTTTTTGTTTTATCCGATAGGATTAAAAATGATTTAGAAAATTATGCAGTCCCAGAAGGTAAAGAAACATTTGAAGGAAGAAGGTTAACTGTATCTTTTATACCAAAAAAATAA
- the thrS gene encoding threonine--tRNA ligase: MRIGKGVNLFDYVKTHNLKNVIAAKVDSKIVDLNFTLDKESDVEFIDINSKEGLEILRHSAAHIMAQAIQALFKNAKFAIGPAIENGFYYDVDVGRPLTQDDLKAIEIQMKKITAANYPFARTNVSKKEALRLFKEKGDEYKVEIIESIPDEHVSLYQQGDFVDFCRGPHIPSTNYLKHFKLLSVASAYFRGDETRPTMQRIYGTAFATKEDLDNYLNFLEEVKKRDHRKLGKELDLFSINDDVGAGFVIWHPKGAMLREIIETFEKKEHLKRGYEFVRGPELLKTQLWKVSGHYDNYRENMYFTEIENVSFGIKPMNCLGHIQVYKSRLRSYRELPKRFFELGVVHRHEKSGVLHGLLRVREFTQDDAHIFCTKEQLNDEIIGVLDFVKYAMDIFKFDYEMEISTRPEKSIGTDEDWENATNALINALENTKRPYQINEGDGAFYGPKIDVKLKDAIGRKWQCATIQCDFTLPERFNLEYIDKDGLPKRPVMVHRVILGSIERFIAVLIENYAGDFPLWLAPIQARIIPISEKFDKYANDIYEQLKKAEIRVDIEKRNETISKKIRYAELEKIPYILVVGQKESEKNGVSVRKRKEGDLGLFSIDEFITKIKNESGGVL, translated from the coding sequence ATGCGAATAGGAAAAGGTGTAAATTTATTTGATTATGTTAAAACACATAATTTAAAAAATGTTATAGCAGCAAAAGTTGATTCCAAAATTGTTGATTTAAATTTTACTTTAGATAAAGAAAGCGATGTAGAATTTATAGATATAAATTCAAAAGAAGGTTTAGAAATTCTTCGGCATTCAGCAGCCCATATAATGGCTCAAGCCATTCAAGCACTATTTAAAAATGCTAAGTTTGCTATAGGCCCTGCAATAGAAAATGGTTTTTATTATGATGTTGATGTGGGCAGACCTCTGACGCAGGACGATTTAAAAGCCATTGAAATACAGATGAAAAAGATTACAGCAGCTAATTATCCATTTGCTCGCACAAATGTATCAAAAAAAGAAGCCTTAAGACTTTTTAAAGAAAAAGGCGATGAGTACAAAGTAGAGATTATAGAAAGCATACCAGATGAACACGTAAGCTTGTATCAGCAAGGTGATTTTGTTGATTTTTGCAGGGGGCCACATATACCATCAACTAATTATTTAAAGCATTTTAAGCTTTTGAGCGTTGCAAGTGCTTATTTTAGAGGCGACGAAACTCGCCCAACCATGCAACGTATATACGGCACCGCATTTGCTACAAAAGAGGATCTGGACAATTATTTAAATTTTTTAGAAGAAGTTAAAAAAAGGGATCACAGAAAGTTAGGGAAAGAACTTGATTTATTTAGTATAAATGATGATGTAGGAGCTGGTTTTGTTATTTGGCACCCAAAAGGTGCAATGCTTAGAGAGATTATTGAAACATTTGAGAAAAAAGAGCACTTAAAAAGAGGATATGAATTTGTTAGAGGTCCAGAATTACTAAAAACTCAATTATGGAAAGTTAGCGGTCATTATGATAATTACAGAGAAAATATGTATTTTACAGAAATTGAAAATGTTTCTTTTGGTATAAAGCCTATGAACTGTCTTGGACATATCCAGGTTTACAAATCTCGTTTAAGATCCTACAGAGAATTGCCAAAAAGATTTTTTGAGCTTGGGGTGGTTCACAGACATGAAAAAAGTGGTGTGTTACATGGTTTGCTCAGAGTTAGAGAATTTACACAAGACGATGCGCATATTTTTTGTACAAAAGAACAACTAAATGACGAAATTATAGGTGTTTTGGATTTTGTAAAATATGCCATGGACATATTTAAATTTGATTACGAGATGGAAATTTCAACAAGGCCTGAAAAATCAATTGGCACTGATGAAGATTGGGAAAATGCAACAAATGCTTTAATTAATGCTTTGGAAAATACAAAAAGACCATATCAAATAAACGAAGGCGATGGAGCTTTTTATGGACCCAAAATTGATGTTAAACTAAAAGATGCTATAGGCAGAAAATGGCAGTGTGCTACGATACAGTGTGATTTTACATTACCAGAGAGGTTTAATTTAGAATATATAGATAAAGATGGTTTGCCAAAAAGACCTGTTATGGTTCATAGAGTAATCCTTGGTTCGATCGAACGCTTTATCGCTGTATTGATCGAAAATTATGCAGGCGATTTTCCTTTGTGGTTGGCACCTATTCAGGCAAGAATAATTCCTATTTCCGAAAAGTTTGATAAGTATGCAAATGATATATATGAACAACTAAAAAAAGCCGAAATTAGAGTTGATATAGAAAAAAGAAACGAAACCATAAGCAAGAAAATACGCTATGCTGAGCTAGAAAAAATACCATATATACTTGTTGTAGGCCAAAAAGAAAGTGAAAAAAATGGGGTTTCGGTTAGAAAAAGAAAAGAAGGAGATTTGGGTCTATTTAGTATTGATGAATTTATTACAAAGATTAAGAATGAATCAGGGGGTGTTTTATAG